One window of Triplophysa rosa linkage group LG8, Trosa_1v2, whole genome shotgun sequence genomic DNA carries:
- the mfap5 gene encoding microfibril associated protein 5: MGSYPVHMLCCCFFVVVGVWAQQTEIQELEDPAFPPSDCREETYPCTRMYSVHRPTKRCIHSLCLYSLPRVYVINKEICVRTVCQQDELLMAELCREKAGWPKRQTRSTKRRCHRGNPITWANKG, encoded by the exons ATGGGCAGCTATCCAGTCCACATGCTTTGCTGCTGTTTCTTTG TCGTAGTTGGTGTCTGGGCACAACAAACTG AAATACAGGAATTGGAGGACCCTGCCTTTCCACCATCCG ATTGCAGAGAGGAAACATACCCCTGCACCAGGATGTACTCTGTTCATCGACCTACAAAGAGATGCATCCATTCACTCTGTCTGTACAG CCTCCCAAGAGTCTATGTGATCAACAAGGAGATCTGTGTGAGGACTGTGTGTCAACAAGATGAGCTTCTGATGG CTGAACTTTGTAGAGAGAAAGCTGGGTGGCCGAAACGTCAAACAAGGTCAACTAAAAGACGCTGTCACCGTGGCAACCCAATAACATGGGCAAACAAGGGTTAA
- the LOC130558376 gene encoding probable N-acetyltransferase 14, which yields MILYSFPLFXHSGRAKQTPNQEKTRRRKKAKEKEKITEREQVDEDDLKERARVAGEIWVAESDGEIMGCVARDGWSRDGVCRICRLVVQCWYRREGLGRLLVQGLESKVKQSGIYRVYAHVPFPSKVGEAFFRRLGYRLQGETSGIEGEEEDDYEEPEKGWMGFPLTKVFVKDL from the coding sequence ATGATCCTTTACTCATTCCCTCTTTTCNCTCACTCAGGAAGAGCCAAACAAACCCCCAACCAAGAGAAAACCAGGCGGCGCAAAAAAgccaaagagaaagagaagatcACTGAGAGAGAGCAGGTGGATGAGGATGATCTGAAGGAGAGAGCGAGGGTTGCTGGAGAGATCTGGGTGGCAGAGTCTGATGGAGAGATTATGGGGTGTGTGGCAAGAGACGGTTGGAGTCGGGATGGGGTATGTCGGATCTGCAGGTTGGTGGTCCAATGCTGGTACCGTAGAGAGGGACTGGGCAGATTGCTGGTTCAGGGGCTGGAATCTAAAGTAAAGCAGAGTGGCATATATCGGGTCTATGCCCACGTGCCCTTTCCTTCCAAAGTGGGTGAGGCTTTCTTTAGGAGGCTGGGTTATCGTCTGCAGGGTGAGACTTCGGGGATTGAGGGAGAGGAGGAAGATGATTATGAAGAGCCAGAGAAGGGTTGGATGGGCTTTCCTTTAACCAAAGTGTTTGTTAAGGATCTGTAA
- the LOC130558597 gene encoding single-stranded DNA cytosine deaminase-like → MISKLDSVLLTQKKFNFHYKNVRWARGRNETYLCFVVKRRIGPDSLSFDFGHLRNRSGCHVELLFLRYLGVLCPGLWGSSVTGARMCYSVTWFCSWSPCSECAKHLAHFLSQTPNLRLRIFVSRLYFCDEEDSQEREGLRTLKRAGVQISVMTFKGKQERKRVGMHRMFGHRIYSAENSKKRMFGIRPNM, encoded by the exons ATGATCAGCAAGCTGGACAG TGTGCTCCTGACGCAGAAGAAGTTTAACTTTCACTATAAGAACGTGCGCTGGGCTCGTGGGAGAAATGAGACTTACCTTTGTTTTGTGGTGAAAAGACGCATTGGCCCTGATTCCCTGTCATTTGACTTTGGACACCTGCGCAATCGCTCAGGCTGCCATGTAGag ctgcttttccTGCGTTACTTGGGTGTGCTGTGTCCTGGACTGTGGGGTTCGAGTGTAACCGGTGCGAGAATGTGTTACTCAGTGACCTGGTTCTGCTCCTGGTCGCCCTGCTCTGAATGCGCCAAGCACCttgcccacttcctgtcgcaGACGCCCAACCTGCGGCTCAGAATCTTCGTATCACGACTGTACTTCTGTGATGAAGAGGACAGCCAAGAGAGGGAAGGACTGCGAACCCTAAAGAGGGCAGGAGTGCAGATCTCGGTTATGACTTTTAAAGGTAAACAAGAGAGGAAAagagtagggatgcaccgaatgttcggccaccgaatatattcggccgaaaatagcaaaaaacgcatgttcggtattcggccgaatatgtga
- the LOC130558596 gene encoding single-stranded DNA cytosine deaminase-like: MISKLDSVLLTQKKFNFHYKNVRWARGRNETYLCFVVKRRIGPDSLSFDFGHLRNRSGCHVELLFLRYLGVLCPGLWGSSVTGARMCYSVTWFCSWSPCSECAKHLAHFLSQTPNLRLRIFVSRLYFCDEEDSQEREGLRTLKRAGVQISVMTFKDYFYCWQTFVARRERRFKAWDGLQENSVRLVRKLNEILQPCETEDLRDCFTLLGL, translated from the exons ATGATCAGCAAGCTGGACAG TGTGCTCCTGACGCAGAAGAAGTTTAACTTTCACTATAAGAACGTGCGCTGGGCTCGTGGGAGAAATGAGACTTACCTTTGTTTTGTGGTGAAAAGACGCATTGGCCCTGATTCCCTGTCATTTGACTTTGGACACCTGCGCAATCGCTCAGGCTGCCATGTAGag ctgcttttccTGCGTTACTTGGGTGTGCTGTGTCCTGGACTGTGGGGTTCGAGTGTAACCGGTGCGAGAATGTGTTACTCAGTGACCTGGTTCTGCTCCTGGTCGCCCTGCTCTGAATGCGCCAAGCACCttgcccacttcctgtcgcaGACGCCCAACCTGCGGCTCAGAATCTTCGTATCACGACTGTACTTCTGTGATGAAGAGGACAGCCAAGAGAGGGAAGGACTGCGAACCCTAAAGAGGGCAGGAGTGCAGATCTCGGTTATGACTTTTAAAG ACTATTTCTACTGCTGGCAAACGTTTGTTGCACGGAGAGAGAGACGTTTTAAAGCCTGGGATGGCCTTCAGGAAAACTCTGTCAGACTGGTTCGAAAACTTAATGAGATTCTGCAG CCTTGTGAGACTGAGGATCTGCGGGACTGTTTTACTCTTCTTGGGCTATGA
- the LOC130558480 gene encoding probable N-acetyltransferase 14 isoform X1 has protein sequence MLYSFKRCNIGYKDIPALPSFKFTGSLNNKGCEMGRLDLGDVVLRRMQEKDIESVKNLVKEGCEGTENRLILHLLTRPLALLMLATLSSILRFVLHSFVLAFIIPVFVLIVYLKLTIPRSVGILGSSKPYWDYVGSSYQADTEPELPNPHSGRAKQTPNQEKTRRRKKAKEKEKITEREQVDEDDLKERARVAGEIWVAESDGEIMGCVARDGWSRDGVCRICRLVVQCWYRREGLGRLLVQGLESKVKQSGIYRVYAHVPFPSKVGEAFFRRLGYRLQGETSGIEGEEEDDYEEPEKGWMGFPLTKVFVKDL, from the exons ATGCTATATTCCTTCAAACGTTGTAACATCGGCTACAAAGACATCCCTGCTTTACCTTCCTTTAAATTTACTGGGTCGCTGAATAATAAG GGATGTGAAATGGGTAGATTGGACCTTGGTGATGTAGTCCTGCGGCGGATGCAGGAGAAGGACATTGAATCTGTGAAGAATCTGGTCAAG GAGGGCTGTGAGGGAACCGAGAACCGTCTGATTCTTCACCTTCTCACCCGTCCGCTTGCTCTCCTCATGCTGGCCACTCTCTCCTCCATCCTCCGCTTCGTGCTGCACTCTTTCGTCTTGGCTTTCATCATTCCTGTTTTCGTTCTCATCGTCTACCTTAAACTCACCATCCCACGATCTGTGGGCATCCTGGGCTCCAGCAAGCCATATTGGGACTATGTGGGTAGCAGTTACCAAGCAGACACAGAACCAGAACTGCCCAATCCTCACTCAGGAAGAGCCAAACAAACCCCCAACCAAGAGAAAACCAGGCGGCGCAAAAAAgccaaagagaaagagaagatcACTGAGAGAGAGCAGGTGGATGAGGATGATCTGAAGGAGAGAGCGAGGGTTGCTGGAGAGATCTGGGTGGCAGAGTCTGATGGAGAGATTATGGGGTGTGTGGCAAGAGACGGTTGGAGTCGGGATGGGGTATGTCGGATCTGCAGGTTGGTGGTCCAATGCTGGTACCGTAGAGAGGGACTGGGCAGATTGCTGGTTCAGGGGCTGGAATCTAAAGTAAAGCAGAGTGGCATATATCGGGTCTATGCCCACGTGCCCTTTCCTTCCAAAGTGGGCGAGGCTTTCTTTAGGAGGCTGGGTTATCGTCTGCAGGGTGAGACTTCGGGGATTGAGGGAGAGGAGGAAGATGATTATGAAGAGCCAGAGAAGGGTTGGATGGGCTTTCCTTTAACCAAAGTGTTTGTTAAGGATCTGTAA
- the LOC130558480 gene encoding probable N-acetyltransferase 14 isoform X2 — MGRLDLGDVVLRRMQEKDIESVKNLVKEGCEGTENRLILHLLTRPLALLMLATLSSILRFVLHSFVLAFIIPVFVLIVYLKLTIPRSVGILGSSKPYWDYVGSSYQADTEPELPNPHSGRAKQTPNQEKTRRRKKAKEKEKITEREQVDEDDLKERARVAGEIWVAESDGEIMGCVARDGWSRDGVCRICRLVVQCWYRREGLGRLLVQGLESKVKQSGIYRVYAHVPFPSKVGEAFFRRLGYRLQGETSGIEGEEEDDYEEPEKGWMGFPLTKVFVKDL, encoded by the exons ATGGGTAGATTGGACCTTGGTGATGTAGTCCTGCGGCGGATGCAGGAGAAGGACATTGAATCTGTGAAGAATCTGGTCAAG GAGGGCTGTGAGGGAACCGAGAACCGTCTGATTCTTCACCTTCTCACCCGTCCGCTTGCTCTCCTCATGCTGGCCACTCTCTCCTCCATCCTCCGCTTCGTGCTGCACTCTTTCGTCTTGGCTTTCATCATTCCTGTTTTCGTTCTCATCGTCTACCTTAAACTCACCATCCCACGATCTGTGGGCATCCTGGGCTCCAGCAAGCCATATTGGGACTATGTGGGTAGCAGTTACCAAGCAGACACAGAACCAGAACTGCCCAATCCTCACTCAGGAAGAGCCAAACAAACCCCCAACCAAGAGAAAACCAGGCGGCGCAAAAAAgccaaagagaaagagaagatcACTGAGAGAGAGCAGGTGGATGAGGATGATCTGAAGGAGAGAGCGAGGGTTGCTGGAGAGATCTGGGTGGCAGAGTCTGATGGAGAGATTATGGGGTGTGTGGCAAGAGACGGTTGGAGTCGGGATGGGGTATGTCGGATCTGCAGGTTGGTGGTCCAATGCTGGTACCGTAGAGAGGGACTGGGCAGATTGCTGGTTCAGGGGCTGGAATCTAAAGTAAAGCAGAGTGGCATATATCGGGTCTATGCCCACGTGCCCTTTCCTTCCAAAGTGGGCGAGGCTTTCTTTAGGAGGCTGGGTTATCGTCTGCAGGGTGAGACTTCGGGGATTGAGGGAGAGGAGGAAGATGATTATGAAGAGCCAGAGAAGGGTTGGATGGGCTTTCCTTTAACCAAAGTGTTTGTTAAGGATCTGTAA
- the znf628 gene encoding zinc finger protein 628 yields MANTVATLVVQTDLLPSQTSSSLSPFPSLLPPVEDGEEDGEKREEEEKESGTVVLTGDFVTPSTVTQTPEHPFQCLDCGKSFKWSSRLAHHQRSHNNERPYRCNICPKAFKGSSALLYHQRSHSGEKPYKCDDCGKAFKRSSLLQIHRSVHTGLRTFQCSYCPLTFKWSSHYQYHLRQHTGECPYPCDSCSKAFKNSSSLRRHKNVHLGFKPYVCDVCNKAFSQSTNLRQHMRIHTGERPYVCGECGRSFTHSSNLALHRISHVEGKRKGAGKAGGAGSGSAPTQVEVVLTEDLNTVGMTLSEMVGLVGGQDGGVGQVFLSHNATSLATSGMTNQNLLPQLTLTPTSSIGTENMHMSKMGTGTNVLLFSCGSCNETFSTQNHLEEHQALHLDSLGSGGDGGVATENSTETEGGGVSLVGATPLLADFEEVVETTTVADDGQGTELLGLDGVRNEGQAQYDLLQSFTASVSQISSVSNAPSSQSKIECAYCGKSFKTSSGLTRHMAQSHPLVLSESRSQFSCSACDRSFPLLSSLLTHQHSHTPEQRLLAEAEAEIVCPSLSLPLPSSKKGDGEREIHVSLIAVTEEGERQAVKPAAKASGKGSKRGGSSKTSASNNERPYRCSECGKSFKGSSGLRYHMRDHTGERPYRCTECGKSFKRSSLLSIHQRVHTGVRAFQCPYCPLTFKWSSHYQYHLRQHTGERPYVCQECGKSFKNTSCLRRHSQLHSGLRPHACSVCGKSFSQTSNLKQHERTHSGERPFQCSQCKKSFTHSSNLQLHVRTHSSRKDFKCQHCGKEFVMLSYLQRHLRTHTSGGAVVCTKEAGKVAKGGVASEASMLSLNMNVPGGLTSLFSTDSNSTLIVSPPNLDIPPNTSQNYFMIQTTSGLQLIPLSNPTPTQPAPPPPPPPPPQTQNFLLLQCQSSNGNQPSLILVPTASNTNTIPTPSEPQTLPLVQTFPALPQVLAPNHTQIRPFQPVQAQQRFILANNNASLIPAQPQSTSTIVRPILGSLSRTRKGSTRRGRRTNAVTQKPPPAVLVKQPVKSSDSSSTSTTIFIPTPVASSTVAFQQLKAGDPPSVLPFSSGQVPESPSISALDIISVTPNSTPTDSSTILRGDPKSVLVGEKPVNEISREHFVLCLKKDTDDGEQRDGMEVKGGSDAGRSYVLQIEGEGQQVDGGNSEGGEKSYVLRFQTEAEHEGDEGKDKGEMVSLNLLQEWAGQTGGHGNVDAHGGVEKSFVLHFQTEPQGEDDIQSSSGFIGDPGEDLSLPCHPAQALVPLDGQDVVFELSDETKMHESTGPGDSVQMIALIEGVDDSSEARASFKGAVGSNSGPMEGVFQLEGGEGIVIIEVSTSSLGESGMEVGHTLVEGNEEKQANDAQEQLTSEGLKISEGESVSSSEMGLIGT; encoded by the exons ATGGCCAACACTGTTGCTACTCTGGTGGTGCAAACTGACCTCCTACCTTCGCAGACATCCTCCTCCCTGTCTCCCTTTCCTTCTCTCCTCCCACCAGTGGAGGACGGCGAGGAGGATGGAGAGAAGCGAGAAGAAGAGGAGAAAGAATCAGGAACAGTTGTGCTCACAGGTGATTTTGTGACACCATCAACAGTGACTCAAACTCCAGAGCACCCATTTCAATGTTTAgactgtggaaagagttttaagtGGTCCTCTAGACTTGCACATCATCAGAGGAGTCATAACAATGAGAGACCATATCGCTGTAACATCTGTCCCAAGGCCTTCAAGGGCTCTTCTGCCCTGCTTTACCACCAGAG GTCTCATTCTGGAGAGAAGCCCTACAAGTGTGATGACTGTGGTAAAGCATTCAAGCGGTCCTCTCTTTTACAG ATTCATCGCAGTGTGCATACAGGTCTTCGCACTTTCCAGTGTTCTTACTGCCCTTTGACCTTCAAATGGAGCTCACACTACCAATATCACCTCCGCCAGCACACGGGTGAATGTCCATACCCGTGTGACAGCTGCTCCAAAGCCTTCAAGAACTCCAGCAGTCTGCGTCGCCATAAAAATGTACACCTAGGCTTCAAGCCTTATGTCTGTGATGTCTGCAATAAAGCCTTCAGTCAGTCTACTAATCTGCGGCAGCACATGCGCATACACACGGGCGAACGTCCGTATGTCTGCGGAGAATGCGGGCGAAGCTTTACGCATTCATCCAACTTGGCACTGCATCGCATCTCTCATGTAGAAGGAAAGAGGAAGGGTGCTGGAAAAGCTGGAGGGGCGGGCTCAGGGTCAGCTCCTACACAGGTGGAGGTGGTGCTGACAGAAGATTTGAACACCGTTGGAATGACCCTTTCTGAAATGGTCGGCCTCGTAGGTGGACAGGATGGTGGAGTCGGGCAGGTGTTCCTGTCTCACAATGCAACCTCACTCGCTACCTCAGGCATGACCAATCAAAACCTCCTGCCCCAGCTTACCCTCACACCCACTTCCTCCATAGGCACAGAGAATATGCACATGAGCAAGATGGGCACTGGCACTAATGTCTTGCTGTTTAGCTGTGGCAGCTGTAATGAGACATTTTCAACACAAAATCatcttgaggagcatcaggctcTACACCTAGATAGCCTGGGGTCAGGAGGTGACGGAGGGGTTGCGACAGAAAATAGCACAGAAACTGAAGGGGGTGGTGTCTCGCTGGTGGGGGCCACACCATTATTGGCAGACTTTGAGGAGGTTGTTGAAACAACCACAGTTGCAGATGATGGGCAGGGGACAGAGTTACTTGGTCTGGATGGGGTAAGAAATGAGGGGCAAGCTCAGTATGATCTTCTGCAGAGCTTTACTGCATCTGTGAGTCAGATATCCTCTGTTTCCAATGCGCCAAGCTCACAATCCAAAATAGAATGTGCATATTGTGGTAAGAGTTTCAAGACCAGCAGTGGACTGACAAGACACATGGCACAG TCCCATCCTCTTGTTCTGTCTGAGTCCCGCTCTCAATTCAGCTGCTCAGCGTGTGATCGATCCTTCCCGCTGCTCTCTTCTCTGCTCACCCACCAGCACTCCCACACGCCTGAGCAGAGACTGCTCGCTGAGGCGGAGGCAGAGATCGTCTGTCCCTCTCTTTCACTGCCACTGCCCTCCTCAAAGAaaggagatggagagagagagatccatGTCAGTTTAATTGCTGTGACTGAGGAGGGAGAGAGGCAAGCTGTGAAGCCAGCTGCCAAAGCATCAGGAAAGGGAAGCAAGAGAGGTGGCAGCAGCAAGACATCTGCTTCAAATAATG AGAGGCCATATCGCTGCTCTGAATGTGGGAAATCATTTAAAGGCTCATCAGGACTTAGGTACCACATGAGAGACCACACTGGTGAGAGGCCATATAGATGCACAGAGTGTGGCAAGAGCTTCAAAAGGTCATCACTGCTTTCCATACACCAACGG GTCCACACAGGGGTCCGGGCTTTTCAATGCCCCTACTGTCCGCTGACATTTAAGTGGAGCTCACACTACCAGTACCATCTTCGCCAGCACACAGGTGAGCGTCCATATGTATGTCAGGAATGTGGCAAGTCTTTCAAGAACACCAGCTGTCTCCGTCGCCACAGTCAGCTCCATTCTGGTCTACGGCCCCATGCTTGCTCGGTGTGCGGTAAATCCTTCTCTCAGACCTCCAACCTCAAACAGCACGAAAGGACACACTCTGGAGAAAGGCCTTTCCAGTGCTCCCAGTGCAAAAAGAGCTTTACACACTCATCCAATCTGCAGCTGCACGTACGCACACACTCCTCACGCAAGGACTTCAAGTGCCAACACTGCGGAAAAGAGTTTGTCATGCTGTCCTACCTGCAGAGGCACTTGAGGACTCATACTTCGGGAGGCGCAGTGGTGTGTACAAAGGAGGCGGGAAAGGTGGCTAAAGGTGGTGTTGCTTCAGAAGCATCAATGTTGAGCTTAAACATGAATGTCCCTGGAGGGCTTACCTCACTGTTTTCCACTGATAGTAATTCCACATTAATTGTTTCACCCCCAAATCTAGACATACCTCCTAACACATCACAGAATTACTTCATGATCCAGACTACTTCAGGACTGCAGCTGATCCCGCTGTCTAATCCCACACCAACACAGCCAGCCCCAccccctcctcctccaccacccCCACAAACACAAAATTTCTTGCTGCTTCAGTGCCAGTCCAGCAATGGAAACCAGCCTAGCCTGATCCTGGTCCCCACAGCATCCAATACAAACACTATTCCCACACCATCAGAACCACAAACTCTCCCCTTGGTGCAGACCTTTCCAGCATTGCCCCAAGTTTTGGCCCCTAACCATACTCAGATCCGGCCATTTCAACCAGTTCAGGCACAACAGAGatttattttggccaataataATGCTTCCCTCATCCCTGCCCAGCCCCAAAGTACATCAACAATTGTTCGTCCCATTTTAGGCAGCCTTAGTCGTACCAGGAAAGGAAGCACTAGACGTGGACGGAGGACCAACGCTGTTACCCAAAAGCCTCCTCCTGCTGTTCTAGTCAAGCAACCAGTAAAGTCATCAGATTCGTCTTCCACATCTACAACAATTTTCATTCCCACTCCTGTTGCTTCCTCAACAGTGGCGTTCCAGCAGCTGAAGGCTGGTGATCCACCATCTGTTTTACCTTTCAGCTCTGGTCAAGTACCTGAAAGCCCTTCCATCTCTGCCTTGGACATTATATCAGTAACCCCAAATTCTACACCAACTGACAGTTCAACCATCCTGAGAGGTGATCCCAAGAGTGTTCTAGTTGGGGAGAAACCTGTCAATGAAATCTCAAGGGAGCACTTTGTTCTGTGTTTAAAGAAAGATACGGATGATGGTGAACAACGGGATGGGATGGAGGTCAAGGGAGGCAGTGATGCAGGGAGATCATATGTTTTACAGATCGAAGGTGAGGGGCAGCAAGTAGATGGAGGGAATAGTGAGGGAGGAGAGAAGTCATATGTGCTTCGTTTTCAGACAGAGGCAGAACATGAGGGAGATGAAGGTAAAGATAAGGGTGAAATGGTCTCTCTTAACTTACTCCAAGAGTGGGCAGGACAAACCGGAGGGCATGGAAATGTTGATGCTCATGGAGGTGTTGAGAAATCATTTGTACTTCATTTCCAAACTGAGCCACAGGGTGAGGATGACATTCAGTCAAGTTCGGGCTTCATAGGAGATCCAGGTGAAGATCTAAGCCTGCCCTGCCATCCTGCTCAAGCCTTGGTGCCTCTGGATGGGCAAGATGTGGTCTTTGAGCTGagtgatgaaacaaaaatgcaTGAAAGCACAGGTCCTGGAGACAGCGTTCAAATGATTGCATTAATTGAGGGAGTGGACGACAGCTCTGAAGCAAGAGCCAGTTTTAAGGGAGCTGTTGGGTCAAACTCTGGACCTATGGAGGGAGTCTTTCAGCTAGAGGGAGGAGAGGGAATTGTTATAATTGAAGTTAGCACCAGCAGTTTGGGAGAGAGTGGAATGGAAGTAGGACACACTTTAGTGGAAGGAAATGAGGAAAAGCAAGCTAATGACGCACAAGAGCAATTGACATCAGAGGGGCTGAAAATTTCTGAGGGTGAGAGCGTATCGTCTTCTGAGATGGGACTAATTGGAACTTAG